From the genome of Cytophagales bacterium WSM2-2:
TAAAAAAGAAATAACAGGTACATCCGGAGAGTTCGCTACCAAGATTGGCATATCGAGAAGTATGCTGATGGAAAACCTTAAAGAAATGAAAGAGCTTGGTGCCGGTATAAGTTATTGTCACTATAGGCGCAGCTATTGCTATGACAATGAATTTTCACTGATCATCGGTAAGTCTCCGACCAAGATCGGGGTAAAGAATAAATGATCGATTTATAATCTCCGCGGTGTGCTGAACTCCATTTTCTAAAATGAAGGTGAACGACACAATGTCTCCCGTTTTGCCTCGTTTGTTTTCGGGCCAACGAACATTCAATTTCAGAAATCACTAACTTTCAAGCCTATTCATAAGCTATGTTTCAGTCCATCATTAATTTCGTTTTTCGAAGCTTCACCCGGCACTTATCTTTTTCGCTGATAACATTGAGCAGCCTCGTTCTGGGGATCACTACTGCGCTGCTGATGTTTCTTTGGGTGAAATACGAATGTACGTACAACAAGTCCATGATCGACAGTGATCGCATTTTTGCCCTGCTTGTCAACGATAAAGCGGATGGCGAAATCCAGACGGAAGAGGGGACACATGTTCCTTTGATGGACTTCTTGACGCATGATGTTCCGGAAGTGGAGGAGGTGACCCGGATAGACAATACTCGCATAGTTTTAACCCACAAGGATAAGTCCATTCAGAAAAGAGGAGTTTACGGAGATAGTAGTTTCTTTAAAGTCCATATTCCCACGAGCCTGTCTGGCAATGTGAACCATGTTTTATCGAATAGCCAGTCCGTAGCGATCTCTCAAAAGCTTGCCCTTGAATTGTTTGGTACTGAGAACGTATTAGGTAAGACTATTGTCGTTGACCACAAAGACGAATTCCTTGTTAGTGGAGTGTTCGCCCCTTATCCTGAGAACAGCGATTTCAACTATTTCGATTTTGTTTTGCCGTTTACCGCGCGGCCAAAAATTGCCGATGAATGGGTAAACTATGACATCAAGCTGTTTAGCGCTTCCGCCCGTGAGGCAACGGAAAAAAAGATTGATCGGAAGATGGCAGAGGTTAATCCGGAAAACGGGACTACGTCATTGCTGTTTGGCTTGAATGATTGGCGCCTTCACTGGAATTTTAAGAATGGAAAGTCTACCGGAGGTCGTATCGTTTATGTTGTCGTATTCAGCATTGCCAGTTTGTTTGTGCTTATCATGTCGTGCGTGAATTATATGAACATTGCAACGGCCAGAGCAACCAAACGCACACGCGAAATTGGCGTTCGCAAAATGACAGGAGCCACTCAGTCCGTATTGATACGGCAATTCATGACGGAGAGCCTGATCATGACCTGTGCAGCCATCGTATTATCCCTTCTGCTCGCGCAACTTCTTCTGCCTGCTTTCAATCAATTGGTAGGCGTGCAATTAAGTTTTTCTTTTCTTGACCCGACAATTATTATAGGATCAATTGGCCTCGGCTTGTTGACTGGACTATTAGCGGGCAGTTACCCTGCATTGGTGCTGTCTTCTTTTAAGCCGGCAGTAGTGCTAAAAGCAAACCTGTATTCCAACGTGAGTGGTGCAGGCTTTCGCAATGGTTTAGTGGTTTTTCAATTTACACTTTCTGTAGTTATGATCTTCTGTGCGCTGGTCATGTGGAGGCAAACTGATTTTCTTTTGAAAAAAGATCTCGGCTATGACAAGCACCGGATCATTAATGTGTGGTTGGAACGTGATCGGAAGACTGTCCCCTCATTCGACAATCTGCGATCGATGGTGCTTTCACATTCGGCTGTAGAGTCAGCAGCCTTTAGTGGCGCCAGCCCGATGGAGATCAATGGGTATTCCGAATGTAATCGCGTAACAGCTCCGTTGGCCGCTCCGCTTCAGTTCTACGGTGTCAATATTGACGACCATACACTGTCTACGTTGAAGTTTGAGCTCGTGGCCGGAAGGAATTTCTCGCACACTCTGGCATCGGATTCCAATAATTTTATCATCACACAATCGGCAGCAAGACTTCTTGGTTTCGACCAACCCCTGGGACAGCGAATATCTTACACGATGTTCTCTAAGCAGGAGGGGGAGATTGTCGGAGTGGTCAAGGATTTCCAAAACGATGACATTCACATTGCGGAGAAACCGGTTGTGTTTGTGTTTGGTAAACCGCGATACCTCGGCAATTTATTTGTCAGGTACCAGGAAGGGAGACTGGACGATGTGATCAGTCATTTAAAAAGTACGTTTGAAAAAATTCAACCGGGGATTCCGGTGAGCTATTCTTTTCTTGACGCTGATTTTGAAACTCAGCTGCACCGAGAAAAACTTTTAAAAGCAATTTCGTTTGCCTTTACGGTAATAGCCGTCACTATCGCGTGCCTGGG
Proteins encoded in this window:
- a CDS encoding ABC transporter permease, whose product is MIDSDRIFALLVNDKADGEIQTEEGTHVPLMDFLTHDVPEVEEVTRIDNTRIVLTHKDKSIQKRGVYGDSSFFKVHIPTSLSGNVNHVLSNSQSVAISQKLALELFGTENVLGKTIVVDHKDEFLVSGVFAPYPENSDFNYFDFVLPFTARPKIADEWVNYDIKLFSASAREATEKKIDRKMAEVNPENGTTSLLFGLNDWRLHWNFKNGKSTGGRIVYVVVFSIASLFVLIMSCVNYMNIATARATKRTREIGVRKMTGATQSVLIRQFMTESLIMTCAAIVLSLLLAQLLLPAFNQLVGVQLSFSFLDPTIIIGSIGLGLLTGLLAGSYPALVLSSFKPAVVLKANLYSNVSGAGFRNGLVVFQFTLSVVMIFCALVMWRQTDFLLKKDLGYDKHRIINVWLERDRKTVPSFDNLRSMVLSHSAVESAAFSGASPMEINGYSECNRVTAPLAAPLQFYGVNIDDHTLSTLKFELVAGRNFSHTLASDSNNFIITQSAARLLGFDQPLGQRISYTMFSKQEGEIVGVVKDFQNDDIHIAEKPVVFVFGKPRYLGNLFVRYQEGRLDDVISHLKSTFEKIQPGIPVSYSFLDADFETQLHREKLLKAISFAFTVIAVTIACLGLFGLVLFNTQRRTKEIGIRKVLGASEKQIVLMICQTIVPFVFYSLLLAFPIAFYFMRNFLEGYPSRITISADLFLGVTGIIIGMVLLTVSYQSIKAARQKTVDSLKIE